The Candidatus Taylorbacteria bacterium genome has a segment encoding these proteins:
- a CDS encoding adenylyltransferase/cytidyltransferase family protein, producing MESNVKKVLAFGVFDTFHEGHRAFLTQAKELGNTLTVVVARDDMVKLLKNKTPVQTLQQRKEAVKKEKIADEVISSEDSPGEWKIIGEIRPDVIALGYDQDELLKSIKAIASEFPFTFEIIKLNPYRSGTFHSSLL from the coding sequence ATGGAGTCTAATGTAAAAAAAGTCTTGGCGTTTGGAGTTTTTGATACTTTCCACGAGGGACATCGGGCTTTTTTGACGCAAGCGAAGGAGCTAGGCAACACGCTCACGGTTGTGGTTGCTCGAGATGACATGGTAAAGCTCTTAAAAAATAAAACTCCGGTTCAGACACTTCAGCAACGCAAAGAGGCGGTCAAAAAAGAAAAGATTGCAGACGAGGTGATTTCAAGCGAGGACTCCCCGGGCGAGTGGAAAATAATTGGAGAAATCAGGCCTGACGTTATTGCGCTCGGATATGACCAGGACGAACTTCTAAAATCAATAAAGGCGATAGCTTCGGAATTTCCTTTTACTTTCGAGATAATAAAACTGAATCCGTATAGGTCCGGCACATTTCACTCCAGTTTACTCTAG
- a CDS encoding cation:proton antiporter: protein MDIFIELSLIIVIASLLSIMMKILRQPLVVGYILTGILTGPYFFGILKDVSHVEVFSKIGIATLLFIVGLSLSPRVIKEVGKISVISGVGQVIFTSIVGFVIVLALGFTALPAFYIAVALTFSSTIIVLKLLSDKGELDKLYGKISIGFLIVQDVIASLLLISISVVSESGANAGTLIPLMALKIVAVTIFLYLVSKYVISSLSVFFASSTELLFLFSIAWGLGVSSLFFVLGFSMEIGALIAGVVLSLTPFSYEIAARLKPLRDFFIVLFFILLGAQMVFVDLRAIFLPAIMISVFVLVGKPLIMIVLMNLLGYKRRTAFMTGVVIAQISEFSIILIALGAQLGHLSPDVVALVTLVGLITIAVSSYVILSANSIYPKVEWILRFLEFRDNKKDSLIQDHAYEMALFGYDRVGHEFVRAFRELGKNFVVIDFNPKSIERLRAKNIDSIYGDADDVEFLEGLSLSKFKLIVSTIPEFRTNRILVFTVRKNNPHAIILVISHNVDDTKELYALGATYVVMPHHLGAYHASKLISKYGLELDRFKEERVRHLASLSKDTGKY from the coding sequence ATGGATATATTCATCGAACTCTCCCTCATCATCGTCATTGCTTCGCTTCTCTCTATCATGATGAAAATCCTCCGCCAGCCCTTGGTGGTAGGATACATTCTGACAGGTATTTTGACGGGTCCTTACTTTTTCGGAATCCTTAAAGACGTGTCGCACGTGGAGGTGTTTTCGAAGATCGGCATTGCAACTCTCCTTTTTATAGTCGGCTTGAGTCTCTCCCCTCGCGTTATAAAGGAGGTGGGAAAAATTTCTGTCATATCGGGAGTGGGGCAAGTGATATTTACGAGTATTGTGGGCTTTGTCATTGTCCTTGCGCTCGGATTTACAGCACTACCGGCGTTCTACATCGCGGTCGCGCTCACCTTTTCGAGTACGATAATCGTTCTTAAGCTTCTCTCCGACAAGGGCGAATTGGACAAGTTGTATGGCAAGATTTCCATCGGTTTTCTCATTGTTCAGGACGTTATCGCTTCCCTTCTCCTCATCTCCATATCGGTGGTTTCCGAGTCCGGAGCAAACGCGGGCACTTTGATTCCCTTGATGGCGCTCAAGATTGTCGCGGTTACTATTTTCCTCTACCTTGTGAGCAAGTACGTTATTTCTTCTCTAAGCGTTTTTTTTGCATCTTCCACGGAGCTTCTCTTTCTTTTTTCGATTGCGTGGGGCTTAGGTGTCTCTTCACTTTTCTTTGTCCTGGGTTTCTCGATGGAAATAGGTGCGCTCATTGCAGGCGTGGTTCTTTCTTTGACACCCTTTTCATACGAGATAGCCGCCCGACTAAAGCCCCTGCGTGATTTTTTTATCGTGCTTTTCTTTATTCTTCTCGGAGCGCAGATGGTCTTCGTGGACCTGCGAGCAATTTTTCTTCCAGCAATAATGATTTCCGTTTTTGTTCTCGTCGGGAAGCCCCTGATTATGATTGTGCTTATGAATCTTCTGGGCTACAAGAGGAGGACCGCGTTTATGACGGGAGTGGTGATAGCGCAGATAAGCGAATTTTCTATTATTTTAATCGCGCTCGGAGCTCAACTAGGGCACTTGTCGCCCGATGTTGTGGCTCTCGTAACGCTGGTCGGGCTTATCACCATCGCTGTTTCTTCATATGTGATTTTGTCCGCAAATTCTATTTATCCGAAAGTCGAATGGATTCTTCGATTTTTGGAGTTCCGCGACAATAAGAAGGATTCGTTGATTCAGGACCACGCATATGAGATGGCGCTCTTCGGTTACGACCGAGTGGGACACGAATTCGTGCGGGCCTTTCGAGAGCTCGGAAAAAATTTCGTAGTAATTGATTTCAACCCGAAATCAATCGAACGCTTGCGCGCTAAAAACATTGACTCGATTTATGGGGACGCGGACGATGTTGAATTCCTTGAGGGGTTGTCGCTTTCAAAGTTTAAGTTGATCGTTTCCACGATTCCCGAATTCAGAACAAATCGGATTCTGGTTTTCACGGTCAGGAAAAACAATCCTCACGCCATCATTCTTGTCATTTCTCACAATGTGGATGATACGAAAGAGCTCTATGCCTTGGGCGCAACCTACGTCGTGATGCCACACCACTTGGGCGCGTATCACGCCTCGAAGCTCATTTCAAAATATGGTTTGGAACTCGATAGGTTCAAGGAAGAACGGGTGAGGCATTTGGCCTCGCTTTCAAAAGATACCGGGAAGTACTAA
- a CDS encoding DNA polymerase IV: protein MPILHIDGDAFFASCEVSLDVRLKGKPVVTGLERGIASALTYEAKARGITRGMRLFEMRKICPDVIILPSDYETYSILSERMYAIVRRFVPTVEEYSIDECFADLSELKLKKENIEAIVRKIKNTLQAELGMTFSLGVGETKVLAKAASKFKKPDGLTIITREESPKYLGAIPIEKIWGIGMATAISLWKHGVRTALDFTEMREEWVNEHMNKPYVEIWHELRGTSLYHVRDEKKTEYQSISKTRTFTPASGERAVLLSELSKNAENACIKVRRYNLKAKEISFFIKTKEFNYFSADASLEYPTNDPQKVMQSVERNFDQIWKPKNLYRTTGVVLRNLSFGNIIQTDFFGEHKKSADKSALYEKVDRLSRKFGKHVVFLASSMSAMRKQHGGERGVNAERKRSLFRGETERKRLGIPMMKEVL from the coding sequence ATGCCGATTCTGCACATTGACGGAGACGCTTTTTTCGCCTCATGCGAGGTGTCGCTCGATGTCCGTCTCAAAGGCAAACCGGTAGTAACCGGGCTCGAGAGGGGCATCGCATCGGCTTTGACCTACGAAGCCAAGGCGCGCGGAATCACGAGAGGCATGCGACTTTTTGAAATGAGAAAAATATGTCCGGATGTTATTATTCTTCCCTCCGACTACGAAACATACAGCATCCTCTCGGAGCGCATGTACGCCATCGTAAGACGTTTTGTTCCCACAGTGGAAGAATACAGCATAGATGAATGTTTTGCCGACCTGTCAGAGCTCAAGCTAAAAAAAGAAAACATCGAAGCGATCGTAAGAAAAATAAAAAACACGCTCCAAGCAGAGCTTGGTATGACTTTTTCTTTGGGAGTGGGGGAGACGAAAGTGCTTGCCAAAGCCGCGTCAAAATTTAAAAAGCCTGACGGCTTGACCATAATCACGCGGGAAGAATCTCCGAAATATCTTGGAGCAATTCCAATCGAAAAAATCTGGGGCATAGGCATGGCAACCGCAATCTCTCTTTGGAAGCACGGGGTTAGAACTGCTCTCGATTTTACGGAAATGAGAGAGGAGTGGGTGAACGAACATATGAATAAACCCTATGTGGAAATATGGCACGAACTTCGAGGCACGTCTCTTTACCATGTGCGAGATGAAAAGAAAACCGAGTACCAATCCATCTCAAAGACGAGAACATTTACCCCAGCGTCGGGAGAGAGAGCGGTCCTTTTATCCGAGCTCTCCAAGAACGCAGAAAATGCCTGCATAAAAGTGCGCCGATACAACCTGAAAGCGAAAGAAATCAGTTTTTTTATTAAGACCAAGGAGTTCAATTATTTTTCGGCGGATGCATCGCTCGAATACCCGACAAATGACCCGCAAAAAGTTATGCAGTCGGTTGAAAGAAATTTCGACCAAATCTGGAAACCGAAAAATCTCTATCGGACAACGGGAGTTGTTTTGAGAAATCTCTCTTTCGGAAACATAATCCAGACTGACTTTTTCGGAGAGCACAAGAAATCGGCGGACAAAAGCGCGCTCTACGAGAAAGTTGACCGCTTATCGCGCAAATTCGGCAAACATGTAGTTTTCCTCGCATCGAGCATGAGCGCAATGCGCAAACAGCATGGGGGAGAAAGGGGAGTGAACGCAGAGAGAAAAAGATCGCTCTTTCGGGGCGAAACCGAGCGAAAACGGCTGGGAATTCCGATGATGAAAGAAGTATTGTAA
- the lexA gene encoding transcriptional repressor LexA: MSYIQYKNKISSFYKNKRRMPSLSEIMQLVGFKSKNAAYKLVKHLIEDGLVSKDSKGRLTPNSIFGDIKVLGLVEAGFPSAAEEELQDTMNLDEYLIDNKEATYMLEVKGDSMIDAGIQEKDMVLVERGIPPKEGDIVIAEVDGGWTMKYLRKKGGLMWLEPANKKYRPIFPKENMKVVAVVRAVIRKY, translated from the coding sequence ATGTCCTACATTCAATACAAAAACAAAATATCTTCTTTTTATAAAAACAAGAGACGGATGCCGTCATTGAGCGAGATTATGCAACTCGTCGGCTTCAAGTCCAAAAATGCCGCATACAAGCTCGTGAAGCATCTTATCGAAGACGGGCTCGTCTCCAAAGACTCGAAAGGTCGCCTTACTCCAAACTCAATCTTCGGAGACATAAAAGTGCTCGGGCTTGTGGAAGCGGGATTCCCTTCGGCCGCGGAGGAAGAACTGCAAGACACGATGAACTTAGATGAATACCTGATTGACAACAAGGAAGCCACCTACATGCTCGAGGTAAAAGGAGACTCGATGATAGACGCCGGAATTCAGGAAAAAGATATGGTCTTGGTGGAACGTGGAATTCCTCCCAAAGAAGGAGACATCGTGATAGCGGAAGTTGACGGCGGATGGACGATGAAATATTTGCGGAAAAAGGGAGGACTCATGTGGCTGGAGCCGGCGAACAAAAAATACCGGCCAATTTTCCCCAAAGAAAATATGAAGGTCGTGGCGGTGGTGAGGGCGGTGATTAGGAAGTACTAG
- a CDS encoding slipin family protein, with protein MYYIIGIVVFILLASLRQINQYERGVKFTMGRYTGIMEPGWRIVIPVFQSYRKVDMRVKAVDVPDQKAITRDNVSVTVNAVIYYKVAFAEKAVIEVEDFYYAISQYAQTTMRNIVGEVTLDELLASRDKIADRIREIVDKETDAWGLKVNNVELKDVSLPENMERTIAKQAEAEREKRAVIINSEGELAASKNMAEAASILSATPGALHLRTLQSINDVSSDQSNTIIFTVPLEILQAYVGFKEGNK; from the coding sequence ATGTATTACATTATAGGCATCGTAGTTTTCATCCTTCTTGCGAGTTTGAGACAAATTAATCAATATGAGAGAGGGGTAAAATTTACAATGGGAAGATACACCGGAATTATGGAGCCAGGCTGGAGAATCGTCATTCCAGTTTTTCAGTCATATAGAAAAGTGGACATGAGAGTGAAGGCGGTAGATGTTCCCGACCAGAAAGCCATAACTCGGGATAACGTTTCCGTTACAGTGAACGCAGTCATTTATTACAAAGTTGCGTTTGCAGAAAAAGCAGTCATTGAAGTGGAGGATTTTTACTATGCGATCTCACAGTATGCTCAAACTACAATGAGAAATATTGTCGGCGAAGTTACTTTGGATGAACTCTTAGCAAGCAGAGATAAAATTGCAGATCGAATCCGTGAAATTGTAGACAAGGAAACAGACGCGTGGGGACTCAAGGTCAACAACGTCGAACTCAAGGATGTGTCGCTTCCTGAAAATATGGAGAGGACGATAGCCAAACAGGCAGAAGCGGAGCGGGAGAAGCGAGCGGTTATCATCAATTCCGAAGGTGAGCTTGCCGCGTCAAAAAACATGGCGGAAGCTGCAAGTATTCTTTCGGCAACACCCGGAGCATTGCATTTGAGGACGCTTCAATCAATCAACGATGTTTCTTCTGACCAGTCCAACACGATTATATTCACGGTTCCTTTGGAGATTTTGCAGGCGTATGTAGGATTTAAGGAAGGAAATAAGTAG
- the purE gene encoding 5-(carboxyamino)imidazole ribonucleotide mutase: MEIELKPLVLIVMGSSSDAKNFKLAEITLTSLQIAHSCHVLSAHRTPKELIELATDARHTGVRVIIAGAGGAAHLAGAIAAHSQGVPVIGVPIQSSGTLGGLDALLATVQMPPGVPVATVGINGAENAALLAAQILSVCPDCPEIFGRLTLRRFAMAEKVRADNLEMSHAGIEGFLRNHPPSS; encoded by the coding sequence ATGGAAATTGAACTCAAACCACTAGTACTCATCGTGATGGGGTCGTCGAGCGACGCCAAAAATTTCAAATTGGCGGAAATAACGCTCACTTCACTTCAAATTGCCCATTCATGCCACGTTTTGTCCGCGCACAGGACACCGAAAGAACTCATCGAACTTGCGACGGACGCTCGACATACGGGGGTAAGGGTGATCATTGCGGGCGCAGGAGGTGCTGCGCATTTGGCGGGAGCTATTGCGGCCCATTCTCAAGGTGTTCCTGTAATCGGTGTTCCGATTCAATCTTCAGGCACATTGGGTGGTTTGGATGCCCTCCTAGCAACGGTGCAAATGCCACCCGGTGTGCCGGTAGCGACTGTTGGAATCAATGGAGCAGAAAACGCCGCCCTTCTGGCCGCACAGATTTTGTCGGTCTGTCCCGATTGCCCGGAGATCTTTGGCAGACTCACTCTTCGTCGATTTGCTATGGCCGAAAAAGTGCGAGCGGACAACCTTGAAATGAGTCACGCTGGTATCGAGGGTTTTCTTCGGAACCATCCTCCCTCGTCGTGA
- a CDS encoding phosphoribosylaminoimidazolesuccinocarboxamide synthase gives MDIDDRPTEQLSIVHHGSVKIIRRAGEHVLAFEHTDRFSVFDCGPHPQEIPGMGEALCRCNVAGFKIAAALCIPTHFIREKDGRTILVREFATPKDRPLYPEETDVMIPLEFIDRERVSGSIRRALESGKKKPTNYGFASNDFDKLPREGTPFPFPVHECTTKWEKVDRPLEDDEAMRLGGISREEWQRAWALIDRLNGALSLAARASRFTRLDGKKELAFMGPERQIVFIDAFGNPHEDRYAPTAELEEGIVIHHSKEFLRQLFVQNGFYADVQKARAAGEADPPYPSLTTEQIGEASERFSRFSLHYEQAVGRIVSN, from the coding sequence ATGGATATCGACGACCGTCCCACAGAACAACTGTCCATTGTTCATCATGGCAGTGTCAAAATCATCCGCCGAGCAGGTGAACATGTGCTTGCATTCGAGCACACTGACAGATTCTCGGTGTTCGATTGCGGACCGCATCCACAGGAAATTCCGGGCATGGGGGAAGCGCTTTGCAGGTGCAATGTTGCTGGCTTCAAGATTGCCGCCGCACTGTGCATCCCTACGCACTTCATTCGTGAAAAAGACGGCCGAACCATTTTGGTCCGAGAGTTTGCGACACCCAAGGATCGCCCGTTATATCCCGAGGAAACAGACGTGATGATTCCCCTCGAGTTTATTGATCGCGAGCGCGTGTCGGGCAGTATTCGCAGGGCATTAGAGTCGGGAAAAAAGAAACCGACCAACTACGGCTTCGCGAGTAACGACTTTGATAAATTGCCTCGAGAAGGAACCCCCTTTCCTTTTCCAGTGCATGAGTGCACCACGAAATGGGAAAAGGTTGATCGCCCGTTGGAGGATGATGAGGCGATGCGTCTTGGCGGAATTTCGCGCGAGGAGTGGCAAAGGGCATGGGCATTGATTGACCGACTGAACGGGGCGTTGAGTCTTGCGGCGCGCGCCTCAAGATTCACACGGCTCGACGGCAAGAAGGAGCTCGCGTTTATGGGTCCGGAGCGTCAAATTGTCTTCATTGACGCCTTCGGAAATCCCCACGAAGATCGGTATGCTCCGACAGCAGAGCTCGAAGAGGGAATCGTCATTCATCACTCCAAGGAGTTCCTCCGCCAACTGTTCGTCCAAAACGGCTTCTACGCCGATGTACAGAAAGCGCGTGCGGCGGGTGAAGCGGATCCACCGTATCCTTCGCTTACAACCGAGCAAATCGGTGAAGCGTCCGAGCGTTTCTCGCGCTTCAGTCTCCACTATGAGCAGGCAGTGGGTCGGATCGTTTCGAATTGA
- a CDS encoding prolyl oligopeptidase family serine peptidase produces the protein MKGLKTGRILIFFFFLSALFFLGEKKAHASPYNYASIGETLDSKVVIGYDSLDEPIYFVCDSGALLCESAGSTIPTLTKLDAGTEEKNHFWNPQKTKLFVSDIAAGGVVQNAIYKVAGGVATLESILPTHERVFRAIFSSDGTRLILITREGNLVSVNTQTKAVVFKKPFVDKPSASSLTLSPNGKFLAYYIPAYASTHLRTIKLWSLAENKLFETKDTVEYWDLLSENLKIFEFAPDSAKLVYLDDRDNFPTLYSVNLKNPNSISMSGERILTKPYTVSDFIFSDSSTIYFVANRESPLTWSLYRFDLVSSSLTHVRDDISYAQTIRKFENALLYLHIGENGAEPEIVNTQSGKVSPLTTLRASGTQADAGKDEIAAIGGLYGVLMKPAGFKSTESYPLLIWLHGGPYRQTSVGFHSYVSYAGYDAILEEVRAMGAVVLKLDYTGSYGYGRDFAEKIKGRVGVADVADVANAISFVKKTVNIDGVYTMGNSYGGYLALRAVVDNPKAYAGAISINGVTDWEILLTQLRDSIFNVYFDGVPDATNRSLYDRASILTRLKNISGQKFLLINGENDTTIPPIQSDVLYGALKEYSVDAQIVKYPGEDHIIRERESLEDICKKTLGMMELKLGRSACSFK, from the coding sequence ATGAAGGGGCTAAAGACAGGACGGATTTTAATTTTTTTCTTTTTTCTTTCTGCGCTTTTTTTTCTCGGCGAAAAAAAAGCGCATGCCTCGCCCTATAATTACGCGAGCATCGGGGAAACTTTGGATTCGAAAGTGGTCATTGGCTACGATAGTCTGGATGAGCCGATTTATTTCGTGTGTGATAGTGGAGCCCTCTTATGCGAAAGTGCGGGCTCGACGATTCCGACATTAACGAAACTCGATGCGGGAACGGAAGAAAAAAATCATTTTTGGAATCCGCAAAAGACAAAGCTCTTTGTGAGCGACATAGCGGCGGGGGGAGTGGTGCAAAATGCAATTTACAAGGTTGCGGGTGGAGTTGCCACACTCGAGTCTATTTTGCCCACTCATGAGAGAGTTTTTCGCGCTATTTTCAGTTCCGACGGCACTCGGCTCATTTTGATAACTCGCGAAGGCAACTTGGTGAGCGTTAATACCCAAACGAAAGCGGTGGTGTTCAAAAAGCCGTTTGTGGACAAACCCTCGGCCTCGAGCCTCACGCTCTCTCCGAATGGAAAATTTCTCGCATACTATATTCCCGCCTACGCTTCAACGCATTTAAGAACCATCAAACTCTGGAGTCTCGCGGAAAACAAACTCTTTGAGACAAAAGACACCGTGGAGTATTGGGACTTGCTTTCGGAAAATCTGAAAATTTTTGAATTTGCTCCGGACAGCGCAAAGCTCGTGTATCTTGACGACCGCGATAATTTCCCGACCCTCTACTCGGTCAATCTTAAAAACCCAAACTCGATTTCAATGTCCGGTGAGCGAATACTCACGAAGCCCTACACGGTAAGTGACTTTATTTTTTCGGACTCAAGCACGATATATTTTGTTGCCAACCGCGAAAGTCCTCTCACGTGGTCCTTGTATCGCTTTGACCTCGTAAGTAGCAGTTTGACTCATGTTCGCGACGACATTTCATATGCTCAAACGATTCGAAAATTTGAAAATGCGTTACTCTATCTTCACATAGGAGAAAATGGAGCAGAACCCGAAATCGTGAACACTCAAAGCGGGAAAGTTTCTCCATTGACCACGTTGAGGGCTTCTGGGACTCAAGCTGATGCCGGTAAAGATGAGATAGCTGCAATTGGCGGGCTTTACGGCGTTTTGATGAAGCCCGCAGGTTTTAAATCAACAGAGTCTTATCCCCTCTTGATATGGCTTCATGGCGGACCGTACAGGCAGACATCAGTCGGGTTTCATTCATACGTAAGCTATGCAGGTTATGACGCGATACTTGAAGAAGTGCGGGCGATGGGCGCGGTAGTTTTGAAACTCGACTACACCGGCTCATACGGCTATGGCAGAGATTTTGCGGAAAAAATAAAGGGACGAGTTGGAGTTGCGGATGTCGCTGATGTCGCGAACGCCATTTCTTTTGTGAAAAAAACGGTGAATATTGACGGGGTGTATACGATGGGAAATAGTTACGGAGGATACCTCGCATTGCGCGCGGTCGTTGATAATCCAAAGGCCTACGCCGGAGCGATTTCCATAAACGGCGTTACGGACTGGGAGATTCTCCTGACACAACTTCGCGACTCTATTTTCAACGTCTATTTTGATGGAGTGCCGGATGCTACGAATAGGTCGCTTTATGACCGTGCCTCAATTTTGACTCGATTAAAAAACATTTCCGGACAAAAATTCCTGCTCATTAACGGAGAAAACGACACGACTATTCCCCCAATACAGAGCGACGTGCTCTACGGAGCGCTCAAGGAATACAGTGTTGATGCACAGATTGTAAAATATCCCGGGGAAGATCATATTATTCGAGAAAGAGAAAGCTTGGAGGATATCTGTAAAAAGACGCTTGGTATGATGGAATTAAAGCTCGGGAGAAGTGCCTGCAGTTTCAAATAG
- a CDS encoding lmo0937 family membrane protein, giving the protein MLTIIAVVLVVLWLVGFIGFHVVGGFIHILLVVAIIMILIRLIQGRNPIK; this is encoded by the coding sequence ATGCTAACAATCATTGCGGTCGTCTTAGTGGTTTTGTGGCTCGTCGGATTTATCGGTTTTCATGTCGTAGGGGGTTTTATTCATATTCTGCTCGTGGTCGCCATTATCATGATTCTTATACGACTCATTCAGGGGAGGAATCCGATTAAATAA